A single window of Halobacterium jilantaiense DNA harbors:
- a CDS encoding ABC transporter permease: protein MSGDAPDFARNEGEFGSGEVPPEYETEESVEEYKSTAERVAGVLKRDKLALAGAIIVVAFVLTAVFAPYVAPHGPEEQFGFMQEPMSQSTGDFDGDGEMETVTHYLGTDDFGYDVLTRIVYGSQISLLVAFATVAFAFTVGTTLGVLAGFYGGWIDTLVMRGVDFIWAFPTIILGVGVIAVMGGLGWMNVVVAIGIAFVDDFARIIRGEVLSIREEEYITAARAVGMGDGRIMFKEMLPNAVSPLIVQATLMVPFAILGEASLSFLGLGVKPTTPTWGLLISSGRGFISQAWWISVMPGFAIMAVVLAFNTLGDGLRDAFDLSEGEVN, encoded by the coding sequence GTGAGCGGCGACGCTCCCGACTTCGCCCGCAACGAGGGCGAGTTCGGCTCCGGAGAGGTGCCCCCCGAGTACGAGACCGAGGAGTCCGTCGAGGAGTACAAGAGCACCGCCGAGCGCGTCGCCGGCGTGCTGAAACGGGACAAGCTCGCGCTCGCTGGCGCAATCATCGTCGTGGCGTTCGTGCTCACCGCGGTGTTCGCGCCGTACGTCGCGCCCCACGGCCCCGAGGAGCAGTTCGGCTTCATGCAGGAGCCGATGAGCCAGTCCACCGGGGACTTCGACGGCGACGGCGAGATGGAGACGGTCACGCACTACCTCGGCACCGACGACTTCGGGTACGACGTCCTCACGCGCATCGTCTACGGCTCCCAGATATCGCTGCTGGTGGCGTTCGCCACCGTGGCGTTCGCGTTCACCGTCGGGACGACGCTCGGCGTTCTCGCCGGGTTCTACGGCGGCTGGATCGACACCCTCGTGATGCGCGGCGTCGACTTCATCTGGGCGTTCCCCACCATCATCCTCGGCGTCGGGGTGATTGCGGTGATGGGCGGCCTCGGCTGGATGAACGTCGTGGTCGCCATCGGCATCGCGTTCGTCGACGACTTCGCGCGCATCATCCGCGGTGAAGTCCTCTCGATACGCGAAGAGGAGTACATCACGGCGGCGCGAGCCGTCGGCATGGGCGACGGCCGCATCATGTTCAAGGAGATGCTGCCGAACGCCGTGTCGCCGCTCATCGTGCAGGCGACGCTGATGGTGCCCTTTGCCATCCTCGGGGAGGCGTCGCTGTCCTTCCTCGGGCTCGGCGTGAAACCGACGACGCCGACCTGGGGGCTGCTCATTTCGAGCGGCCGCGGGTTCATCTCGCAGGCGTGGTGGATTTCGGTGATGCCGGGGTTCGCCATCATGGCGGTCGTCCTGGCGTTCAACACACTCGGGGACGGCCTCAGGGACGCCTTCGACCTCTCCGAGGGGGAGGTGAACTGA
- a CDS encoding ABC transporter ATP-binding protein — translation MAANQPPVLEVEDLHTQFPTDRGVVRAVDGVDLSIESGEIVGLVGESGSGKSVLAESVLGIVEEPGEIAGGDIRFGGESLLAMSERERQSIRGGRVSMVFQDPMNSLNPTLTVGEQIAETVRLHQDTGESVSLSAEMKRKIVGAAKNGEAWRRAIEMLETVEIPEPEARAADYPHQFSGGMRQRAMIAMALACEPDLVVADEPTTALDVTIQAQILEELEDLKDEFDTAILLITHDLAVVAETCDRVNVMYAGEIVERAETEELFANPEHPYTQGLIASTPQLDNPDASLEPIEGNVPDLIDIPYACHFAPRCPEAERECFEVHPDFRPVGDGDHEAACLRRGPEEDQL, via the coding sequence ATGGCAGCGAACCAGCCACCGGTCCTCGAGGTCGAGGACCTCCACACGCAGTTCCCGACCGACCGCGGCGTCGTGCGAGCGGTCGACGGCGTCGACCTCTCCATCGAGTCCGGCGAAATCGTCGGGCTCGTCGGCGAGTCCGGCTCCGGGAAGAGCGTGCTCGCGGAGAGCGTGCTCGGCATCGTCGAGGAGCCCGGCGAGATTGCCGGCGGCGACATCCGGTTCGGCGGCGAGTCGCTGCTCGCGATGAGCGAGCGCGAACGCCAGTCGATTCGCGGCGGCCGCGTGTCGATGGTGTTCCAGGACCCGATGAACAGCCTGAACCCGACGCTCACCGTCGGCGAGCAGATTGCGGAGACGGTCCGGCTCCACCAGGACACCGGCGAGTCGGTGTCGCTGTCCGCGGAGATGAAGCGGAAGATCGTCGGCGCGGCGAAGAACGGCGAGGCGTGGCGGCGCGCCATCGAGATGCTAGAGACCGTCGAGATTCCGGAGCCGGAGGCGCGGGCGGCCGACTACCCCCACCAGTTCTCCGGCGGGATGCGCCAGCGCGCGATGATCGCGATGGCGCTGGCCTGCGAGCCCGACCTCGTGGTGGCCGACGAGCCGACGACCGCGCTCGACGTCACCATTCAGGCCCAGATTCTCGAAGAGCTGGAGGACCTGAAAGACGAGTTCGACACCGCCATCCTGCTCATCACGCACGACCTCGCAGTGGTCGCGGAGACCTGCGACCGCGTGAACGTGATGTACGCGGGCGAGATTGTCGAGCGCGCAGAGACCGAGGAGCTGTTCGCGAACCCCGAGCACCCCTACACGCAGGGGCTCATCGCGAGCACGCCGCAGCTCGACAATCCGGACGCGAGCCTCGAACCCATCGAGGGGAACGTCCCGGACCTCATCGACATCCCGTACGCGTGTCACTTCGCGCCGCGGTGTCCGGAGGCGGAACGCGAGTGCTTCGAAGTACACCCGGACTTCCGGCCGGTCGGGGACGGCGACCACGAGGCCGCCTGTCTCCGCCGCGGGCCGGAGGAGGACCAGCTATGA
- a CDS encoding ABC transporter ATP-binding protein, with the protein MSSEQTTATGAESAAPGEDAAAGEVVLEAEGVKKHFDQSDGFLDKLLGGGGSVKAVDGVDLQVRAGETLAVVGESGCGKSTLGQTLLNLHEATAGTVRFRGDEISGLSGTEMRPYRKELQMVFQDPLASLNPRQTVGDIVTAPMEVHGIGDSDEDRLRRAESLLERVGLKQSHIDRYPGQFSGGQQQRVGIARALAVEPDVIVADEPVSALDVSVQAQILNLMGDLQDELGLSLVFIAHDLSVVRQVSDRVAVMYLGEVVETAPTDELFEDPKHPYTKSLLSAVPRIDPSARTDRVVLRGSVPSPIDPPSGCHFHTRCPAVIPGEGWDGDQAAFRRAFTFRNRVENGSLEVEVVRDRLEGDGGSVSDDDVAARIVDTTLPGDLTDLPADTAERIREAARLVVDGRDDEAAALLQEACPSPCAGDHPEPVDVGDGRQAACHRVDPSYDAPLEVDD; encoded by the coding sequence ATGAGCTCCGAACAGACCACGGCGACGGGCGCGGAGAGCGCCGCGCCCGGCGAGGACGCGGCGGCCGGCGAGGTCGTCCTCGAAGCCGAGGGCGTGAAGAAGCACTTCGACCAGAGCGACGGCTTCCTCGACAAGCTGCTGGGCGGCGGCGGCTCCGTGAAGGCGGTCGACGGCGTCGACCTGCAGGTGCGGGCGGGCGAGACGCTCGCCGTGGTCGGGGAGTCCGGCTGCGGGAAGTCGACGCTCGGTCAGACGCTGCTGAACCTCCACGAGGCGACCGCGGGGACGGTGCGGTTCCGCGGCGACGAGATATCCGGCCTGAGCGGGACGGAGATGCGGCCGTACCGGAAGGAACTCCAGATGGTGTTCCAGGACCCGCTGGCGTCGCTGAACCCCCGGCAGACCGTCGGGGACATCGTGACCGCGCCGATGGAGGTCCACGGCATCGGCGACTCCGACGAGGACCGGCTGAGGCGCGCCGAGTCGCTGCTGGAGCGCGTCGGCCTCAAACAGTCCCACATCGACCGGTACCCGGGACAGTTCTCCGGCGGCCAGCAGCAGCGCGTCGGCATCGCCCGCGCGCTCGCCGTGGAGCCCGACGTCATCGTCGCGGACGAGCCGGTGAGCGCGCTGGACGTCTCCGTGCAGGCCCAGATTCTGAACCTCATGGGGGACCTCCAGGACGAACTCGGGCTGTCGCTGGTGTTCATCGCCCACGACCTCTCGGTCGTGCGGCAGGTCTCCGACCGGGTGGCCGTGATGTACCTCGGGGAAGTCGTGGAGACGGCACCGACGGACGAACTGTTCGAGGACCCGAAACATCCCTACACGAAGTCGCTGCTGTCGGCGGTGCCGCGCATCGACCCGTCGGCGCGCACCGACCGCGTGGTGTTGCGGGGGTCGGTGCCGTCGCCAATCGACCCGCCGTCGGGCTGTCACTTCCACACGCGGTGTCCGGCGGTGATTCCCGGCGAAGGCTGGGACGGCGACCAGGCGGCGTTCCGGAGGGCGTTCACGTTCCGGAACCGCGTCGAGAACGGCAGCCTCGAAGTCGAGGTCGTCCGCGACCGCCTCGAGGGCGACGGCGGGAGTGTGAGCGACGACGACGTGGCGGCGCGCATCGTGGACACGACGCTGCCCGGCGACCTGACGGACCTGCCGGCGGACACCGCGGAGCGCATCCGGGAGGCCGCGCGGCTCGTCGTCGACGGCCGGGACGACGAGGCGGCCGCGCTGCTGCAGGAGGCGTGCCCGTCGCCGTGCGCGGGCGACCACCCCGAGCCCGTCGACGTCGGCGACGGCCGGCAGGCGGCCTGCCACCGCGTCGACCCGTCGTACGACGCGCCCCTCGAAGTCGACGACTGA
- a CDS encoding dihydrolipoyl dehydrogenase family protein, whose amino-acid sequence MTRPHVAVVGAYGSAGVAAAEELVDEDVELTLIDDGEPGGGLCILRGCMPSKEVLSAGAHKYQARHDHRLDGVPEVDLESVVETKDDHVLGFAEHRRAAVHEMAERDNVTFHHDTAKFVDDHTIEVAGETIEADYVVLGTGSDLNVPTLPGLEAVDWMGSRDVLDATEFPDSGVVMGFGYVGVELVPYLSEAADMDLTVIEHDDRPLDDKHPAFGEEILDQYREEFGVDIRTEVYEEEVEATEDGGVRLHLTDGSSVEGDQLFLFTGRTPSFPDGIEATGLDPRRDWVQNTMQTVDDDRVFVVGDATGDNMLLHNAKEEGYAAGRNILAAERGDALETYEPMTHEVMFSGLGVFPFASLGLTETEAREQGHEVVTAQRDASSDGVFKTKDVARGTARLVVDADDGTVLGYHGIHYHADAMAKTMQVILAAGMDVREIPDRAYHPTTPEVLDGLFRDTAAQL is encoded by the coding sequence ATGACTCGACCACACGTCGCCGTCGTCGGCGCGTACGGGAGCGCGGGCGTGGCGGCCGCCGAGGAACTCGTCGACGAGGACGTGGAACTGACGCTCATCGACGACGGCGAGCCCGGGGGCGGGCTCTGTATTCTCCGGGGTTGCATGCCGTCGAAGGAAGTGCTGTCGGCGGGCGCGCACAAGTACCAGGCGCGCCACGACCACCGGCTCGACGGCGTCCCCGAGGTCGACCTCGAATCCGTCGTGGAGACGAAAGACGACCACGTGCTCGGGTTCGCGGAGCACCGGCGGGCGGCCGTCCACGAGATGGCCGAGCGCGACAACGTCACCTTCCACCACGACACGGCGAAGTTCGTCGACGACCACACCATCGAGGTCGCCGGGGAGACCATCGAAGCCGACTACGTGGTGCTGGGGACGGGCTCGGACCTGAACGTCCCGACGCTGCCCGGACTCGAAGCCGTCGACTGGATGGGCAGCCGGGACGTCCTCGACGCCACCGAGTTCCCGGACTCGGGCGTCGTGATGGGGTTCGGGTACGTCGGCGTCGAACTCGTCCCGTACCTCTCGGAGGCCGCGGACATGGACCTCACCGTCATCGAGCACGACGACCGGCCGCTCGACGACAAACACCCCGCGTTCGGCGAGGAGATTCTCGACCAGTACCGCGAGGAGTTCGGCGTCGACATCCGCACCGAGGTGTACGAGGAGGAGGTCGAGGCGACCGAGGACGGCGGCGTCCGTCTCCACCTCACCGACGGGTCGAGCGTCGAGGGCGACCAGCTGTTCCTGTTCACGGGCCGGACGCCGTCGTTCCCCGACGGCATCGAGGCGACGGGGCTGGACCCGCGGCGCGACTGGGTGCAGAACACGATGCAGACGGTCGACGACGACCGCGTGTTCGTGGTCGGTGACGCGACCGGCGACAACATGCTGCTGCACAACGCCAAGGAGGAGGGGTACGCCGCCGGCCGGAACATCCTCGCGGCGGAGCGCGGCGACGCTCTGGAGACCTACGAACCGATGACTCACGAGGTGATGTTCTCGGGGCTCGGCGTCTTCCCGTTCGCGTCGCTCGGGCTGACGGAGACGGAGGCCCGCGAGCAGGGCCACGAGGTCGTGACGGCCCAGCGGGATGCCTCCAGCGACGGCGTGTTCAAGACGAAAGACGTGGCCCGCGGCACCGCGCGGCTGGTCGTGGATGCCGACGACGGCACCGTCCTCGGTTACCACGGCATTCACTACCACGCCGACGCGATGGCGAAGACGATGCAGGTGATTCTGGCGGCTGGGATGGACGTCCGAGAGATTCCGGACCGGGCGTACCACCCGACGACGCCCGAGGTCCTCGACGGCCTGTTCCGCGACACCGCCGCCCAGCTCTAG
- a CDS encoding DUF7522 family protein, whose translation MSSDPSYAPATLADELVSACRTSVGDQLRSVAYFDDSGEEQIYLRGDLEPDADIVGFADQERQGFRSQTVYGESELGEYQYTMRAFDRGYLTRVIEDGHGAFVTTDELPIDHFDELASAARSVLAAHADD comes from the coding sequence ATGAGCAGCGACCCGAGCTACGCGCCGGCGACGCTCGCGGACGAACTGGTCAGCGCCTGCCGAACGTCCGTCGGCGACCAGCTGCGTAGCGTCGCGTACTTCGACGACAGCGGCGAGGAACAGATCTACCTCCGCGGCGACCTCGAACCGGACGCCGACATCGTCGGGTTCGCCGACCAGGAGCGTCAGGGCTTCCGCTCGCAGACGGTCTACGGCGAGTCCGAACTCGGCGAGTACCAGTACACGATGCGGGCGTTCGACCGCGGCTACCTCACCCGGGTCATCGAGGACGGCCACGGCGCGTTCGTCACCACCGACGAACTCCCCATCGACCACTTCGACGAACTCGCGTCGGCAGCCCGCAGCGTCCTCGCCGCCCACGCAGACGACTAG
- a CDS encoding acetate and sugar kinases/Hsc70/actin family protein, producing the protein MSDGDEAASDEEHTDDDSAGEMEFGDQPSPLGVKVGSTRTVVAAGDADNPEVTQTLTCLATYDDALTGEEHVIYGEEAATEYPDRVRFMLRSGLPEDEETTGLAKRFFEEFAAANGLGADSVVVYAIPTIDNDAGLQRLSEIIEEGPVGERRVASYPESLCGAVPALGDGLDAIEDTFVAVNMGSTNLEACAYRRGEQLAPFSTGAVTGSEVDRRIANYVEEETQGRVNIDVQTAREYKETHADFDDYEPFSDIIQQPGGGTYEFTIEDAVMDAVDEFVDDAVNEVANIFMPDFANDYMKVYQQALDNPVVLTGGMACIPGIVGEFERRLTEEVGREVEATTADHPETAAARGAHRIAERLVDLGEY; encoded by the coding sequence ATGTCCGACGGAGACGAGGCAGCCAGCGACGAAGAGCACACAGACGACGACAGCGCCGGCGAGATGGAGTTCGGGGACCAGCCGTCCCCGCTCGGCGTGAAAGTCGGAAGCACGCGGACAGTGGTCGCTGCGGGCGACGCAGACAACCCCGAGGTCACCCAGACGCTGACGTGTCTGGCGACGTACGACGACGCGCTCACGGGCGAAGAGCACGTCATCTACGGCGAGGAAGCCGCGACCGAGTACCCCGACCGCGTCCGGTTCATGCTGCGGTCCGGACTGCCCGAGGACGAGGAGACGACCGGGCTCGCCAAACGGTTCTTCGAGGAGTTCGCGGCCGCCAACGGCCTCGGCGCTGACTCGGTGGTGGTCTACGCCATCCCGACCATCGACAACGACGCCGGCCTGCAGCGGCTCTCCGAAATCATCGAGGAGGGGCCCGTCGGCGAGCGCCGCGTGGCGTCCTACCCCGAGAGCCTCTGTGGCGCGGTGCCCGCGCTCGGCGACGGCCTCGACGCCATCGAGGACACGTTCGTCGCTGTCAACATGGGGTCGACGAACCTCGAAGCGTGCGCGTACCGCCGCGGCGAACAGCTCGCGCCATTCTCGACCGGAGCCGTCACCGGCAGCGAGGTCGACCGCCGCATCGCCAACTACGTCGAGGAGGAGACGCAGGGCCGCGTGAACATCGACGTCCAGACCGCCCGCGAGTACAAGGAGACCCACGCCGACTTCGACGACTACGAGCCGTTCAGCGACATCATCCAGCAGCCCGGCGGCGGCACCTACGAGTTCACCATCGAGGACGCCGTGATGGACGCCGTCGACGAGTTCGTCGACGACGCGGTCAACGAGGTCGCGAACATCTTCATGCCGGACTTCGCCAACGACTACATGAAGGTCTACCAGCAGGCGCTGGACAACCCCGTGGTGTTGACCGGCGGGATGGCCTGCATCCCGGGCATCGTCGGCGAGTTCGAGCGGCGACTGACCGAGGAAGTCGGCCGCGAGGTCGAGGCGACGACCGCCGACCACCCGGAAACCGCGGCCGCGCGGGGCGCACACCGCATCGCGGAGCGCCTCGTCGACCTCGGTGAGTACTAG
- a CDS encoding alpha/beta fold hydrolase: MAAHSTRAAATVSLSASERDRTDAVAATDSGDERALAYAEYGDPDGTPLVFCHGFPGSRIQGSLLREAAREHGVRVLAPDRPGVGQSGAAGVRPLGAWADDVATLADRLGVDEYGVLGFSAGGPRALACAARTPERVTRCVVASGSPPPALADDLDGFVRAATRLGRHSVHFVRPLAWLCCRRIETATRFTDVVGDPQDGDLADPRLGESGRMLLADAREAVRQGPRPVAAELAALGRDWGFDLGDVAVPTRVVHGALDETVPVSAAEYVADGVPSAEFDTYDHAGHYLVLTEYAGDAVTWAAGE; encoded by the coding sequence ATGGCAGCCCACTCCACGCGGGCCGCCGCCACCGTCTCGCTGTCCGCGAGCGAGCGCGACCGCACCGACGCCGTCGCGGCGACCGACAGCGGTGACGAGCGGGCGCTCGCCTACGCCGAGTACGGCGACCCCGACGGCACGCCGCTCGTCTTCTGTCACGGCTTCCCCGGCTCCCGCATTCAGGGGAGTCTGCTCCGCGAGGCGGCCCGCGAACACGGCGTCCGCGTGCTCGCGCCCGACCGGCCCGGCGTCGGGCAGTCGGGCGCGGCGGGCGTCCGGCCGCTCGGCGCGTGGGCCGACGACGTCGCGACCCTCGCCGACCGCCTCGGCGTCGACGAGTACGGCGTCCTCGGGTTCTCCGCGGGCGGCCCGCGTGCGCTCGCCTGCGCCGCTCGCACGCCGGAACGCGTGACGCGCTGCGTGGTCGCGTCCGGCTCCCCGCCGCCCGCGCTCGCGGACGACCTCGACGGCTTCGTGCGCGCGGCGACGCGACTGGGCCGGCACTCCGTCCACTTCGTGCGGCCGCTCGCGTGGCTGTGCTGCCGGCGCATCGAGACCGCGACGCGGTTCACCGACGTGGTCGGCGACCCCCAGGACGGCGACCTGGCGGACCCGCGGCTCGGAGAGTCCGGGCGGATGCTGCTGGCGGACGCCCGGGAAGCCGTCCGACAGGGGCCGAGGCCGGTGGCGGCCGAGCTCGCGGCACTCGGCCGCGACTGGGGGTTCGACCTCGGCGACGTCGCCGTGCCGACGCGCGTGGTCCACGGTGCCCTCGACGAGACAGTCCCCGTCTCTGCCGCCGAGTACGTCGCCGACGGGGTTCCCAGCGCGGAGTTCGACACCTACGACCACGCCGGCCACTACCTCGTGCTGACCGAGTACGCCGGCGACGCCGTGACGTGGGCGGCCGGCGAGTGA
- a CDS encoding SCO family protein: MDDGRDRHSGTPTGSRRAVLRSTVGVAAAGSVAGCLGVLGDDSPTVLSEPDRQFDSGDLPYPAWGERVPDVTVPAPLSGGEVATRDVAEPALYTFFYSHCNTVCPVLISTMRNVQTHAANEGYADEVSLFPVTFDPERDTADRLGEYAGEMNVDADADSWTFLRPDGPERADAVVSDAFGVTFQRTHPDDMDAYMFTHSALTFLVNGDGYVERAYRSKAPNEDQILDDLAAVRDA; the protein is encoded by the coding sequence ATGGACGACGGTCGCGACCGACACAGCGGAACTCCGACGGGGAGCCGGCGAGCCGTCCTCCGGTCGACGGTCGGCGTGGCAGCCGCCGGCTCGGTCGCCGGCTGCCTCGGCGTCCTCGGCGACGACTCGCCGACGGTGTTGAGCGAACCGGACAGACAGTTCGACAGCGGCGACCTCCCGTACCCGGCGTGGGGCGAGCGCGTCCCCGACGTGACTGTGCCGGCACCGCTGTCGGGCGGCGAGGTCGCCACGCGTGACGTGGCGGAGCCGGCGCTGTACACGTTCTTCTACAGCCACTGCAACACGGTCTGTCCGGTCCTGATTTCGACGATGCGGAACGTCCAGACCCACGCCGCCAACGAGGGGTACGCCGACGAGGTGTCGCTGTTCCCGGTGACGTTCGACCCGGAGCGGGACACGGCCGACCGGCTCGGCGAGTACGCCGGCGAGATGAACGTCGACGCCGACGCCGACAGCTGGACGTTCCTCCGGCCGGACGGACCCGAGCGCGCCGACGCCGTCGTCTCGGACGCGTTCGGCGTGACGTTCCAGCGCACGCACCCCGACGACATGGACGCGTACATGTTCACGCACTCGGCACTGACGTTCCTCGTGAACGGCGACGGCTACGTGGAACGCGCCTACCGGTCGAAAGCGCCGAACGAGGACCAGATACTCGACGACCTCGCGGCGGTGAGAGACGCGTGA
- a CDS encoding TlpA family protein disulfide reductase, producing MKRRQVLGALAGAGLTGGSLWVARNGVPRPGGSDNDPAGLPREVETLDAPGSTAGTATVPRPGTPTVVDLFATWCAPCDEQLAELRAVHSDYPEVAFVSVTNERVGDTLTRTDIADWWADNGGAWPVGIDPGSGLLAAFGASALPYVAVADADGRIVAEYSGVAAANALRDDLDTLDA from the coding sequence GTGAAACGGCGGCAGGTCCTCGGAGCGCTGGCGGGCGCTGGCCTGACCGGCGGCAGCCTCTGGGTCGCCCGGAACGGCGTCCCGCGTCCCGGTGGGAGCGACAACGACCCGGCCGGGCTGCCCCGGGAAGTCGAGACCCTCGACGCGCCCGGGTCGACCGCGGGCACCGCGACCGTCCCGCGGCCCGGGACGCCGACCGTCGTCGACCTGTTCGCGACGTGGTGTGCGCCCTGCGACGAACAGCTCGCCGAACTCCGGGCGGTCCACAGCGACTACCCCGAGGTGGCGTTCGTCTCGGTGACGAACGAGCGCGTCGGCGACACACTCACCCGGACGGACATCGCGGACTGGTGGGCCGACAACGGCGGCGCGTGGCCCGTCGGCATCGACCCCGGCAGCGGACTGCTGGCGGCGTTCGGCGCGAGCGCGCTGCCGTACGTCGCCGTCGCCGACGCCGACGGCCGCATCGTCGCCGAGTACAGCGGGGTCGCCGCGGCGAATGCCCTCCGGGACGACCTCGACACCCTCGACGCATGA
- a CDS encoding cytochrome c biogenesis protein CcdA codes for MTASASVAGATAFAAGTGVATFFAPCAFPLLPGYVGYYVAESDSDTAVLAAAAAAAVGAVTAIAAVAGLVLAVGQPARAALPVLEPVIGVGLVGFGALVVAGRGPQLHVALPERPSSVLGFGAFGAVYAVAAAGCVVPLFVGVVAQALALPAAGATVVLGAYAGGVAAPLVGVTLLAGAGVEAWRDLGAHAGSVQRAAGAVMVLAGLGQLYLSVVELNVLGVA; via the coding sequence ATGACCGCCAGCGCGTCGGTCGCGGGTGCCACTGCGTTCGCTGCGGGTACGGGCGTCGCGACGTTCTTCGCGCCGTGTGCGTTCCCGCTGCTGCCCGGCTACGTCGGCTACTACGTCGCCGAGAGCGACAGCGACACCGCCGTGCTGGCGGCCGCGGCCGCCGCCGCAGTCGGCGCTGTCACCGCGATTGCGGCCGTCGCGGGGCTGGTGCTGGCTGTCGGCCAGCCCGCCAGAGCCGCGCTCCCGGTGCTCGAACCAGTCATCGGAGTGGGACTGGTCGGGTTCGGCGCGCTCGTGGTCGCCGGTCGCGGCCCACAGCTCCACGTGGCGCTGCCCGAACGGCCGTCGTCCGTACTCGGGTTCGGCGCGTTCGGTGCAGTGTACGCCGTCGCAGCCGCCGGCTGTGTCGTCCCGCTGTTCGTCGGCGTCGTCGCGCAGGCGCTCGCGCTCCCGGCGGCCGGCGCTACCGTAGTGCTCGGTGCCTACGCCGGCGGCGTCGCAGCCCCGCTCGTCGGCGTCACGCTGCTGGCGGGCGCGGGCGTCGAGGCGTGGCGAGACCTCGGCGCGCACGCCGGCAGCGTCCAGCGGGCGGCCGGCGCTGTGATGGTGCTGGCCGGCCTCGGCCAGCTCTACCTCTCTGTCGTCGAACTGAACGTCCTCGGCGTCGCGTGA